AActtttcagagaaaatatttgtatcatgtttagaaaattgtaaaaaaagagCAAAGTTATGTTGTAAACAAAAACCTGGGTAACAAGTCTgccttaaaaaacaataactagTCTCAGAGCCGGCAGCAAATTTTGGGAGTGGGGTGGAGTGAAAagcaaaatatatatacatttatgtgTAGATATACGCAACATTATGCAAAATTCAACCGTCTGGCAGGTTTTTTTTCAGCCGGGGCGGGGGTGGGCGTTCGAAAATTGTCATTAATATCATAAACAGTATAGGATGGTGccctgatgtcaaaaaagtgtgtccaagacgttttgcTTTTAGCCATCCCCTTAGCAGACGGCCGCCAAAATGcacgaaaatcaactttttgagTCGAAGTGATAACCacttaaatgaaatataatcaATAAGAGATGGTCCACTGATGTAAGAAAagtgtgtccaagacgttttactTTCAGCCTTATCCTTGACAGACGGCCGCCAAAATGggcgaaaatcaactttttgtgTCGAATTGATAACCACATAAATGATACATAAAAAATCAGAATTATTCtctttattgtaaaaaattgtatccAAGATGTTTTACTTTCAGTATTTACAAATACGACAAGCTCTAAATTTGCAATAGATTACTACCAATAAAATATCGGCTAAGATTGATGACTCATCTCATAGCTCTGCCGTTCATAAGCGTTTGCATTTCTTAAGTCAATCAAAACTATTCTTCGAATTTGTAACGCAACTATAAATTTCCATAGCAGTAATTCCGTTTTAAGTTGTAATTAGTCCTGGGCtatgtaataattttattgaaaaagttttgtaCTACGATAAAATTCCTGATAGGACACTCCAATAGAGTTTTTGCTGATAAGGTTTATGATATTTGcgagttttattataaaaaaatcatgttttgaGAACTaaggttaaaacaaaattatgcagtataagatattttattaggctcttttggttattttgtttttggaatgcaaataaaaaactatttcattcttttcccaacgtttcgtaagTATTCCTTACTTCTTTAGGGGTgcctttattcaatattttgtattaaatcacATTAAATCTATCAATTCTCCCATTACTGCATCCTTCCAACGACGGCACtgacacaaaattgaaaataaattaacaaaaagaaaataataaacataaacaagaaaaactatcaaattaaaCAGAATTGACACTTATATCATAGAATTTCCACAAGTACTTTTTTGACTATACTCgcaatgtaaaatatttgaaggCCGTGAGTGCAAActgaattttttgattatttccaGTAGACCGAAGATAAGAAacaggatatttttaaaaatgtttagctttAAAACAAAGCTTCGATTTTCTGTTTgtgttgtgttcaaaaaatggCAGAGTTCTAATGTTCAATTTATCACCCTTCAAAATACCGTTATAACGAAATTTTAAAGGCGTATATGTTACAGAGACAAATGTTGCCCGTGAGTTTCAGAGGTCATTTTCGCGTTTTTGATtccttttcaaaagtttttaagatgttaatttaattaaggaTGTTAAGTAATTGCAACCATTTATGATTTTGTTCTTatgaaacaattaatttattttccacgTGGTTGCAAAGTTGAGACagttgaagaaaagaaaatcataaaaacagTTATAAGTTATATTAGTTATAATCAAAAACAGACAATTTTCCATATACTTTTTTGACCTTATTTATGTACCGTATGTTATTGTTTAgttgttaattaatttgaaaagagAATAGGCAAAAATATTTGACTGATCTATCTAGTACCCGAAACGAGACTATTAAAACAATTTCGGTACCATGGAGGATACCAATTGTGTCCTAATGGAATTTGGCTTAAATGAGCGAAtgccaaaaataagaaaacacttttaaaattcgaaTGAAGAAAGACCAAATGTCAGCATTCGTTTTTATGTTGGTCAAAAGAGTACAAACTGTCTTATCTGGTTCTAtgatattttattgtaaatgaaCACTAAACTTATCTTTAAGAAGAAGTAAGTACTTTGGAGTGAATGATCAAAgtaaaatttggtttatttcataaaaaaaaataatctcttaaGCTAATAGCACAGATAATTTCCACAGATGGTGGCATGCTCGCGATGCTCGGCTTAGCTCGCCGGATGAGGGGGAGATCTTGCCTTCGCAGTTGGACCTCACCactatcaaaaactaaaatttcatgcCATTATACTTAAACGATCCCAAAACATTTCAATACCACATAActctaaaagaacaaaaaaaaaaaaacaaatcgacaaacaCACGGCAGCCAAAACCCGACTTCCAAACTAGCACTACACGGAAAGAATACTAAGCACAGGACAACCTATACACCTCCACCAGACGCAGGACTACCGACATACCACAACCTACACACCACCACCAGACACACcatactttttgaaaatccaATAGTTTGTTTAATTATCTTTTTGCTGTGAAcagtaaaaagaaataaaataataaaaacagcgAAAATGGTATTCgtaataacttttttgtttattttgatctACCatctacttttttttactaGGCTTAcactttaatataaatattttgttgttttgttttgtttttgagtaaatacacttaaaactaaaatcGTTTGTTAGAATTTAAttgatatatgtatttattccttttatttacttttttgtttacttatgtAATTGTTTGTATTACAACTCTTATTACGATAATttcttgtgttgtttttgtttttttttaatttaataaaattttaatttctttttggttcttaaaaaaatgtaaaactcttatgaatattcttttttttatatagttttttattttttctttaatttacttaaatattttgatccactttctaaaaaagttttttaaaaatcgtttcactctcaataaataacaattaaataaaattaatatcaataaaatctagttttataaAACACTGGAGAGAATTTAtcattcttctttttattttttttattattattttaaagaattttctgaTGAATATTTCATCtattttcatatatatatatttttgtaaactattATGTATGATTAATTCTTCTCTTAGATTTATGTACAAACGtacataataattatatataacCTAGTAAGTGAAACAGATGAGAATTtacattgtaaaaaaattaaatgttggtatataataataaaacaaacaactttggaaaaaaaaactatttaaataaattaataattacagTAAGGTTAGGCATAATCATTAACAGTGTGTGGTGAAaacgaacaatttttaaataaaaatgttgtgtaTTGTTTGTGTTTATGTTTCTATGCTCAGTGTCATCGTTAAAATTACTTATTGTCGAGTTTCTCTTTAGTAGTGTTTTCATATTCATTctctttttgttattgtttttattttcttaaactaatATAAccatttcaacttaaaaaaaaagttcaaacaagttGGTGACTATAAtgcgcttattataaatttcgaagcgaatttttgtttatgtgaattatttaagaataaagcTCACAGATTGAATGCGGTTTAACAAGCCCCCAATCACAGCTGccgtttataattttatataatttaaaaaaatgtttgagaatAGGAAATCGTTAAAACATAATTTCCTTTGCGTTAGTATTCATACATTtgttatatttgtatgtatgtaaataaaaattaagtattttattcttcacttttgtttattaacatcgAATTCCTATAATGTAGTCCGCtacaatagttttatttttaattgtatttttttgagcatataaattctcttttattatttttccaaagCAATTCTCATacaatatgtattttatttttagttttattttgttttaagtaaaaagaagaatttaattgaaagtcTAATACCTTCTAAAGCTGAATGCAGGCAGTGTCTTTGCACAGCAACAAGCTACCACATATAAAATTCCAAAGAAGAAATTCAATTTAGCCGTTTGTCGGGGTACCGCATTCATTGTTTGTTCATTGCGGAATagtttttcgattttgaaaGCTTGTGGCACTGTGATGAGGGGCAGTAAGAACCATAGGGAATATTTTAAACCATATACTACAAAAATGCTGTACGGTGTGAATAGAAGTAAAGCGTAGAGAACGTGCGATGAAGTTCGTCCGATTAGAATCGCCAAGGTTACGATGCCAGCCTTTCGATCGTTTTCAACGTCTCGGGTATTGTTGCTATGTAAAATAGCTTCTGTGTTGAGTGCTAGTGGTATTGCATAGTATATTGTTCGCCAATCCACATGCCCTGTTTGGGTCATGAAGGCAAAGAGCACCGAGAGCGGACCGAACAAAATTAGAATTACAACATCACCGAGTGCAATGTATTTGAAACCGATGCCACCCGTATAGAGGAAGCTTGATGACAGTCCTCCGAAGTAGATCAAGGCTAGGTGTTCCATTTTTGCTGGACTTAATATGGCCAGGAAGATGAAGCCAATGCAACCGGCCATGTAGAGGATAGCTCCGAGGGAAACAACCTGAAAGAGAAAaggatttttataacaattttttgtggTAATAATGTAAACAGTGGTTTAATTTACATCACCTCAAGCTACAATActtaacttaataatttttaaatagtttattttgtttaattaacacTCAAGGGGTGTTGCatgacttaaatatatttttttataataagcacacactcaaggggatattactacccttattatgcagaagCACTAGGAACAGGACAGAGGGTTTAAATGGAGATGTTGGTGCACAATTATATTGAAtacctgaatattgcaatgactaggaaagacagagtgtggttccacattcgcgttgtacggctaaagaatgaatctctgtatttggcagtacggccgaagtgggacttgagggtatactgatgaacaTTCCAAGAAGCGCAAGTAGGGGGAGGAGGCCAGCTGGCCTGGCTATTTTACTAGAGCATACACCgttaaaatatcggtagaaaagggtgagacaagaaaccttacgacgatgttcaagcgaagttaatgaagaggcttaagtaagttgcaggagcaccagcccagagatgggagttatactcaagcttcggacatatataagtcttgtatataacagctagatcagaaggtgtgaaacatttcttgcatcgcctaaggaaacctaaacaccttgcggcatttttggcaacatcgcgtatgtgatcgttccacaagaagtggttggtgatacaaataccgagaatatccagatgttctgtctcctcgatgcaagtgacATTCATAGATAATGGCAAGGGgtgtatatttcgctttaaagatacaagacagcattgggttttcgaagcattaaattctccATTGtaaaatgctgtttaggtcggaatttaatgagcttatcatattttgtcgttgcagctccacatccgaagaagagggatatgagtctgaaaacgaatatgaaaagctaagagtactatcgtcagcgaaataacttattggattagaagttgcagacaggagatcattaataaaaatgagaaagagtgttggagatataacagaaccctggggcacaccagcatttattttatgggcatcagacttgaatccatccaataccacttgtattgaacgatccgaaagataattactaatccaatgaagcagagattcgtgaaaaccaaaagcacgcattttcgataagagagcttgatgccaaaccctatcaaatgcttttgaaatatcaagtgcaatgaccttactttctccaaaacgatgtaaagatttgctccactgttcggtgagatgaacaatgagatcaccagtggacctattgcttcgaaagccgtactgacggttattaagaagctttcgatcttcgagacatttcttaagctgataattaatcagcgtttccatgaccttggaaagaagggacgtaagtgcaatcggtcaaTAATTAGAATATGACAGAAACACAGTGTAAGCAACAGGAAAGAGAGGAGGTGGGAAAAAGGAGATATCGGTGTACttgcttttaaattattaaacattttgatgACAGCGGAAGACATAGCGTAGTAAGGAattctacattcgtgtagttCGGTTCAAGAACGAATTTCTGTACTTCACAGTACGGCCAAGGTTGGGTTTAAGAGTAAACAAATAGAAATTCATAGAAACGCTATAATTACAACTAGTCCGTTAAAAATACGTTAAAAATGGTGAGGCAATAATTGAGTTCATGATGTTTACGTCATCAATCATTCTAAAAGATCTTTCTTTTATACATTGGAGAATATGCCCAGAGataggagttatactcaagttttgaacGCAAAAAAGGTTTTCTAAAGTGAAGCCAGATCAAAAGGAGagacacatttttgtatttttggtgaCATAGCATATGACACCACGTGGTTTCTTATTCACCATTCTAGTTCCAAATTTATTGAGTTTAACGCTTTTTTTCGTTACAGTTTGGAGGAATTATAGCCTGAAAACAAGAATGGAAAGCTAAAAGTAAGAAGTAACAGAAAGGAGATTATTAaatgaaaagctaaaagtaaGAAGTAACAGAAAggagattattaaaaaaatgagaaagagtgtggggtataaaacggagccctgttgCACACCCACATTTGTATTGTGCATTTAGGATTTGTTTACGGGCAATAAcatttgtattgaacgattctaacgaaaatttttaaaccaaaGTAAAGGTGTTCATCCACAAATTCGGTAAGACAATAAGGTGCTATAtaatggcgatgacgaaccaaattccgctgtacgggagatagaaccactcaacctaggcgacgcagaagATCaaaaattccgcctacccgacctcgacaaagtaaagatagctatatctaaactgaagtcaaacaaagctgctggagctgacggcatttctgccgaactatttaaagcagcaggcgatgactttgtagggagcatgcaccaactgccctatgagtggaatcttagcatagtttgcccgatacatacaaaaggagaccctctaaatgacggatgaccttggaaaaaactcagaggcttcaaatcgatacccaccatatctttatcgattttaaagccgcatatgacagcatccttagggaagagctctacaaagcaaagcctagttttggcatacctgtcaaacttatccgtttgtgcagaatgacgatggagaatgcacgctgctctatcaaggtcgaaaaagattttaccgatgcatttgatgtcaaaaaaggttttagataaggcgacgcactgtcatgcgacttcttcaacattgttctggaaagaattgtgcaaaactcaaccgtcaacactagagtcacAATCTTCcgaaggtccatccaattactcaaaaacgcagatgatattgaaataattggaagatcaaagcgtgacgtaagtggagcgtttttgagcattgcgacggaagcaaagtggtcaatgagggctagaccaagtatatgctgtcatcaaaaatgcacactgaacaacgacttagaaggcaattgagcagtaaagttctctctcgagcatctaaaatcaccatctataagacactcatcatcccggttctcatttatggcgctgaggtctggaccttgtcaaagaaagatgagaacgtcttggGAAGCTTCGgaggaatggaggagaagatataacgacgaactgtacgggctgtacagcgacactgacccagttagcagaattaaagtccaacggcttagatggctgggtcatgtagagcgaatggacaccaacgctccagcctggaaggtcttcgaatccagtcccgagggacggcgcagtataggaagaccgcgactcaggttggtgaagaccttaaccaacttggcgtgcgaaaccggagacagctagctagggaccgagctggctggagacgcatgttggttgaggcccatgtctaccccggactgtagcgccaccttaagtaagtaagtaacaaggTGCTAGATTTTACGATTAAGTGCCTCAATCTTACTTTATTCAAAACGATATAAGGATTTGTGCCACTGTTCGGTGAGGAGAAACCTGAGACAACAAGTGGATCTGTTGCCATACTGCCgatcatttaaaagttttg
This window of the Eupeodes corollae chromosome 3, idEupCoro1.1, whole genome shotgun sequence genome carries:
- the LOC129951524 gene encoding ubiA prenyltransferase domain-containing protein 1 homolog; the protein is MSSESQRVPMLASASLSEGKSQCNAETETNDTNGQFDPNRILSNGLSQSGMGGGRPTHNHPGTFMKFKTYLHALRPWSLSASLVPTLMGSALAYRSQWASGFNFITFVLTIFTVVTVHCAGNVVNTYFDFIKGIDNRKADDRTLVDHILSKDEVVSLGAILYMAGCIGFIFLAILSPAKMEHLALIYFGGLSSSFLYTGGIGFKYIALGDVVILILFGPLSVLFAFMTQTGHVDWRTIYYAIPLALNTEAILHSNNTRDVENDRKAGIVTLAILIGRTSSHVLYALLLFTPYSIFVVYGLKYSLWFLLPLITVPQAFKIEKLFRNEQTMNAVPRQTAKLNFFFGILYVVACCCAKTLPAFSFRRY